Below is a genomic region from Augochlora pura isolate Apur16 chromosome 2, APUR_v2.2.1, whole genome shotgun sequence.
TTCACGAATCGCGCGTCATTGACGCATCAAAGATACATTATAGATGCATCATAGATACTATTAGAATTATCAAtttgttatgggaataattaattatttaaacactgTTATATCTATAATCAGAACTTTAatcagaactttaattatttaaagaaaggtataaaatacgCCCTTTTCATTTGAGATATTACAGGTAACTAACacgaatcaattaaaaaaaaaaaaacaataacgatcagaagagattcaataaaccatcgcatgccttcacatcttaaacatattcggtggtaaataataatttgattgatttttgcatttcaacttatttgttgaaattcaacagaTACGTTATAGATGCGTCATAGGTGCATCATAGATTATATCGCTTGTTGTACACTTTTTTGAAGCGGGTAATATGAAAACAATACAGAAGATTTCTGTCGCTCATGATTGAAATTGTAGAAGTAATTGTCAAAAGATGTCCAAGTCTATACACAACCATACCTTATTCAACTATGCTCGAAAAAAGCAATTGAGAAGGCTTAGAGCAAATTCTcgagagaaacaaaatttaaatcttcTGTCACTAAAATCtgagaataaaagtaaaagagaacaacaataaaaaaaaatcctcTTCTTTCAAGTAAATCATCAATGACGACAAAGTGCTAAAAAACGCAGTTCTGAAAGAAGTCATAGGAGTTAAAACATCCATCTAACAATGTCGCGTTTTCGATGAACAACCTCCGAGATTCCGCGACGAATTGCAAcaataaattccaaattcaTCGTCTCGGCTGATCAGAGTTTCTTTCGATAATCATCgacattttccaaattttccgGCCGGTTGCCCACCAATGCGAGCCGGTTCCAGATCGAATCGCCGGATGAGAGacgctctctctcctctcgtaTCATTAACCACGGAAACCGTGAAATGCGCGCGGCGCTTTCTAGTTTCGCCGGCTGTTGGAGCTCAACCACTGAGCCCTGGGATTAGACGGGGATTACGCGAGGATGTCCATTCGAGCTGATTTACAAGGCCGACTCGATCCCCGGCCCAACGACGACGATCGGAGGAGTCGGTACACGGCCGGCTGGCTGGCGAGATACAACGCTGTCGTCCGACGTCGTTGTTCCTTCCGTCGAGGAGCGTCGCACAATAAGGAGGACAGCGCGCAACAGGGACCGAACTCGGGAGTCTCCTTCTCTTCTACCTGCCGACACCGCGTAAAAGGAGGGCCCCCAGGAATGTTTTGGCAGACTGCATTTGCCTAGAACTGCTCTTTTCAGCGAATTCGATACCACCAGTCTTAGGGAGGACCGATCGGGCTATTAGATAGACCCCGATGCCAGCGGACTCGATACAGGACGCTCCCCTTCTTGCACGTCGGGTCTCCGGTACTTTGCGAGGCTTCTTGACCGCCGAAGATGGAATAATGGAGCGGATTTATTCAAGTTGCTGCCCGGAGGTCTCGTATTCGGGGATATTAGACTATTCGATGAACGAAATCGAAGCTGAAGGGATCCTCTATTGACGCGATAGATTTTTgtatagaatgaaaatatcttGTATAGAATGTACAgtcaaattttgttaaattcgtttcttcttagaacaatttctatatGTTGTTAATAATGCTGGACTGTCTTAAATGCTTTTCCTctgtttataatttcaatttaaaaacattcacttttgtcataaatgcataagatgtgtaatttatttgtgGTAAAGATAAGGTGACATCTTTTAATCAGCGACGCGAAATTCATCTCTAAAGAAACACTTGTTCTTTGTCCTCCGTGATTCTTGACTAACTTGGCTAAATAATTACCACTTAGTGGATCTAATAAGAAGATATTCCTATTTTAGATGAAGTCGTTTGATGttacagaaatttttgttctaaTAAACAAGTCGAAAACTTAATCGATGCAATATtctgcaattttcatttaattaaataaaatactgctattttatgaaatttgttaGACTTCTATCACAGTCACCTAAGTGCTAAgggaaaacagaattttttatagttattttacCGAAAGATACTATTGTTTTTGACTCGGTAATCCACCGGGtcaacagaattttttatagttattttacCGAAAGATGCCATTATTTTAGACTCGGTAATCCACCGGGtcaacagaattttttatagcTATTTCACCGAAAAATGCCATTGTTTTTGACTCGGTAATCCAGCAGGTCAACAGAGCTCCCATCCGCTATCGATCCCCGGAGCGGATAGcaccaagagagagagagagagcctccCCTATATCCGAATGAAAGATGGTCGTGCGCGTCGTCCCGAAACCGAGCCACCAGTATCTTCCTCGTGGGTGTACAAATAATTCAGATGATAAACGAATTAAGTCGAAACGGGATGATGAAAGGCACGTTTAGGGCGGCGGAGGAGAGACCGGCTCCCGCATTAATGCGGGGGCTGATGTAGCAGAACGTTTGACCCCTCGTCCCTTACGCGAAAACACTGCTCTACGTGGAAGGATAGAGACGAGCTCTAAAGAGAAAGGgagcaaaagagaaagagggagagaaaaagatagacacagagagaaagggagcaaaagagaaagagagcaaaagagaaagagagagagagaagggaggcAGACGCACGTGCTCGACTCATGAATCAAGTCGTATTAGTGGGGGCATAGCAGGCCTGGTGGGCACCGATCTACCACTCCAACTTCAAGTAGATTGGATTTCTgaactttattcaattatccGGGAACGAGGCGCGGCGAAACGAGCAACGGCGTGCCGTTGAGGGCTTTCCTCGAATAATTCGAGCTGCACCGggctcgcgccgcgcgtctGCAACACTGGAAGCACTGTACAGTCGCTGCAGCTCACAGTCGCCGTCttttagttataaaaataacaagaatcTCCTTCTCCGCATTTCACGCCGCTCCTTCGCGTTTTTCGACGAGTTTTactgattataaaaattactaataataatttgttaagtGTGGGTATTGTTCTGTTAAGTGGTTTTATACAGTttgtttttaagaaattgataGAAGGGATTGGAAATTTGAATGACAAGGAAACTAGTTGTAAAGCATCTTTGTCACTTtagtatttgttaaattaaattattacagagattaaattataatttagagTTAGATAAATcgtagataaataatataatgacaTAATGAGTAAGTTAAGGTATAGAAGACGTGAAATCCTGTTCTACAAGGTAAAAGCAGCGATATGCATAATTATGCACTGAAAGTACCTATTACATTGTTACCGATAtctaaatgaatattttagcATAAATATTCTGTCGTTCTCTATCATTTCAGAAATATACAGATATGACAGTCTGttaaatttctctaaaataacgttaaaaatgtaaaggTTACTTCGAGTCTATAATCACCTATACCACTGTATACCTTTGAAGAacataaagaattaaaacacCGAATAAATCTTTAACATGAACGCAGTATAGATCTGAATGCCTTGAAACCTTTGTCCAGCTTGCAATCCTGCTCTTAAGAAGTCTCTTCTATTGTTATGCCGACATCACAGACCCGTCTTCTTTCTATCACGACTCGAAAGCACTGCAAACTCTATTCTcctatattaaattgtttttttttttaacaaatctaTGAAGCTACTTGATCCACTGAAAATTCGCGTTCCTGAATCAAGAATGACGCTGATAATCcatgattaaataaagatcACGATCAACTTCAAAAACAAGTATATTTAGactatcataaaaataaaaactatcagaaaaataaatctccCTCTCCGCTACTGTCTACTCAAACTAACCCTTTACATCGACGACGAACAAACGATTCCTACGAACAAAAATGCCACAGATCTCCGTCGATAATAAAAGGGTTGGGAAAGGTCGGCCGGAAGAACGACGGCCATCTGAAAAGCTCCGAGACCGTAATCTTGTCGGATCTTATGGGAAAAACGTTCGATGTATGGGGATATCTCCGTCGGTTATCGATATACGTACGGCTACGTGTTCTCGCCCGCCGATTTTTACGATCGAGACGTAAAAGGGGGAACAACGTCGTTGTACGTCTCGTTGCGCTAGATACCGTTCGCTCTCCGACATCTGCCATAGATAGCAGTCAGACAGTGTCGCAAGCTGCGGGGGCTGTTCCCGTTCGCCGAACAAAAGCGGAGAGACCGTGATGGTGTTTAAGGTGGCCTCCGCTTCTTTATTCGGAACGTCGGATATTCAAATGACCCCTCGCGTATTATCGACGCGAATGCTCGTGCCCGGAATTCTCATGCGACCCCatcgagaggggggggaggagacAAACACGTTCTCCGGTGACATGTTTCTGCCCGGGGAATTCGCTCGGACGGAAGTCGCCGAGGGGTGGGTCGGTGTCTCTCGGCGGTTGTTGATCACAATGGCTTGAAATCACGACCGTGAATTAAAAGCGGAGATTTCGAGCCAACCTCTGCGAGATCGCGTTTTTAGTTGAAGcagcgatttttaattaaggaATAATGCTGATGGAAGGTAATAGATCGGTGAGAAATTAGActgcgaaatttatttaaaacttgtCCCATCGAATTGAAAAGTTTAATGGTTGAAGTATATGTTATTAACATGCAGGTTTAAACGCTTCATTTTATCACGCGGTATAAAGGttcttctttaaataaataataattttgaattcgcTCTTTTACTCGCCCACCAAAAACCTAGATATATAGGTGTACTTtcaccctttgcagtcgggaAAAGTGTTACTCAGAATCCGAAACAgtctttcattattttatatactttagaattgaattttgtgatttaTGCACTAGGTAATAGTTCCTGGCAATTTTTTGGATATAagtaaattagataaaaattattttaaaacgtgtcgTGGCAATATTTAGCAGCTCCGTAAACTcgccactcgactgcaaagaattaataagaatttcgAGTCGACACTTTTAAATGCCCCAGGAAATTCGCACAAGTTTCACGTGTCATCTATGCACAAACTCcacaatctatttaatacCTTTATCAAGCTCGCACGCTTCGTACATTCTCCCACCCCGGACAAGTTTTGTAGTCGGCGATAGTTAACACTCGGATATTTCCATCGGCCGGTCGATTTACCGCGACACTCGTTCTGCGCGTTTATTGCAAGAACGCGAAAACAATCCTACTAGATAAATGAATAGAGAAAAAAGCGTTGGCGCGTCGAGTGGGAAAGGGTTGGAAGGAGCGCGGTCCGCGCGCGATGGtgtgcggcgcgcgcgcggtcctgCCGGTGGCCGCGTCGGCAGGGGAGGGGCGACGGTGGGCGTGGCGAGGACGCGCAGTCTCCACACGTGACCCTATCGTTCGGAGAGGCGGGACTTGGCGGACCGGCAACACAACTACAAGGGCAGTTGTACGGGCCGGGCCGGTGGTCACCGGCGCTCTCTctgtcgccgcgcgcgcggaacaccTCGAGTTGCGCTCGTTCCACGTACAACACCTGCCGGACAGGATAGCTCGGCGGCGCGCGTTCCTGCCGATCCGTGAACTACCTTTCTGAAAAGTGTCCCCGTCGTATCCGTCGATCACCACCGCCGccggcgatcgatccgcggTTATTTCGGCGATCGCGAGCCACCGTCCGGACCATGGACGATaacgacgcggcgacgatcgaACCGGCCCGAACGCACGCGAAACAACGAGGCTGATCGTCTCGCGTTTTTTTTCCCGATCCGAACGAGAGCCCGCGAACCACGCCGCGAACATGTTGCTGCCGGAGTACATGATGGCGGCGCAGTCGAAGATGCTGTACCAAATGAACAAGTACTACGGCGAAAGGGTGCAGGCCCGCAAGGGCCAGATACAGAAGACGATCCGCGAGGTGTGCAAGGTCGTGCAGGACGTGCTGAAGGAGGTCGAGGTGCAGGAGCCGCGGTTCATCTCGTCTCTGACCGAGTGCAACGGCCGTTACGAAGGCCTCGAGGTGATCTCGCCGGGCGAATTCGAGGTGGTCCTCTACCTGAATCAGATGGGAGTGTTCAACTTCGTCGACGACGGCACCCTGCCGGGCTGCGCGGTGCTCAAGCTCAGCGACGGACGGAAGAGGTCCATGTCGCTCTGGGTCGAGTTCATCACCGCGTCCGGTTACCTGTCCGCCAGGAAGATCCGCTCGCGATTCCAGACCCTGGTGGCGCAGGCATGCGACAAGTGCGCCTACAGGGACTCGGTGAAGATGATCGCGGACACCACCGAGGTGAAGCTGCGTATCAGGGAGAGATACGTGGTGCAGATCACGCCGGCGTTCAAGTGCTCGGGCGTGTGGCCGCGCTCGGCGGCGCACTGGCCGATACCGCACATACCCTGGCCACATCCTAATCTCGTTGCCGAGGTGAAGACCGAGGGCTTCGATCTGCTATCGAAAGAGAGCGTGGCCCTCCAGGGCAAGCAATCGGCCATGGAGGGCGACGCTTGGGTGTTGTCGTTCACCGAGGCCGAGTCCCGGCTGTTGCAGGGTGGCTGCCGCAGGAGGTGTCTCAGCATATTGAAAACGCTGAGGGACAGACACCTGGACCTGCCGGGCAACCCGGTCACCAGCTACCATATGAAAACTCTGCTGCTCTACGAGTGCGAGAAACACCCGTTAGAGACCGAGTGGGACGAGGGTTGTTTGGCAGTGCGCATCAACGGCATCTTCCTCCAGCTGATCTACTGCCTCCTCTGCCGCAGGTGCCCCCATTACTTCTTGCCGAACTTGGATCTGTTCAAGGGAAAGTCGCCGAGCGGTCTGCAGAACGCCGGCAAGCAGGTCTGGCGACTCACCAGGGTGCTCCTGACCAACAGCAGGGCGCTCGAGAAACTTTAGCCGGGATCGTTAACGCGCCCGCTGTCCACGGGGATGATGATCGAGTCTAATGTTGTCGGGGTGTTCGTGGTGTTTCGCGCGCTTCACCGATCTCGCGCCGGTTCTTCGCTCGCTTTTTCTACCCGCGAACGCGTACGGTCTACTTTCGCCGGTTATTTTCTaatagcagcagcagcagcagctttGTCGACTGTATCGAGGCCTCTGGTAAATGGTGTAACCAGCAAAACTAGAGCCGTAGGACCTTTGTCGTTGTTTCtctatgatttttattgcgGGCACGGACACGTCGGAGTCTGACTCCGATCCACCGACGCAACGGTGCAATAAATGGGTTTTAATTACTCGGCGGTTCGGCCGAGGCCGGGGGGAATTGTGGTCGTCGTTGTTGCTAGGTTTTAGTTCGATCCTGTGCGATTCGGAGAGTCGGAAATCTATTCCCTTCTTCAATTCGTCGACGACGCGCGGGGGAAACACGTTATTTTCGAGAATACTTTTTTAGAATGCTTCCGCTTGTTACCGGAGAGTCCCGTGCTTATTAACGCGGTCATCGCGGTCATTTGTAGCGTTGCAATATCTgcgaaacgaattaatttcaccGCTCCGTTGGCTACCTTTACCTGTTCAGATATACGGCCGATGCGAAATCGTCGTGCGATCCGTTCTCGTTATTCATCTAATGTTTATAATCGGTTAAGCGGCGAGCTTCCGACGGTAGTTGGACACTACGCATTGttatatgtacatacttttttatattatttaaacgatatttatttttactcgaatcGCTGTTCGAATACACATCatgtaaataaatcaataaacgCATCTCGTCTGGTATTCTGGACTACGAATCAATCGAACACCACTCCCATCGAAATTCATGGAATACACTCGACCTTAACACGGTATGCGATTTAAATTCTAGAGACactcgttttaataattaataaaaatattccttcgAGCCGAGATGCAGCGATTAAACAGACTATTTCCTCCAATATTCtctaatattcataaatacgAACCCGACTTATTCTTCAGAAAGCACTCGCCGCGAGACGGGCAGAATGAAGACAGTTAATTCGATGGCGGAATGCAAAAAGTGAAACGCGAGAGGGTCTTGCGTgccgcgtcgcatcgcgtcgaATTTATCCGAACGATTGCCATTATGACAGTCAATGAATCGTAGATAATTTTTCAGGGTGGCtcgcaagagagagagagagagggagagagagagagttgtaGGGGGAGGGGAGCCGTGGTCCGGCCAGGGGGGCAAGACCATAAAACCATCAGAACGTAATTATTATCTACGATATTAACACTTCGCAGCGCGTTCGAGGAGATTGAAACGCATCGTGAAGGCATCGCTACCGAGTTTCATGGACAGTGCACGCCTACGAGCGGCCGGTGCCCGTTGCTTATCTTAATTCTCTCCTGAAATTTCGCCGCTTATCTCACGGCACGTAGCGACGGGCCGATCCGTTCGCCGGTGCCACTCAGTTTCCACGTTGTACCACGCGGCCGATCGTTACGGGgtttacgttattattattgcccCGTAAAACGAAGCAGGAGGAAATCGCGTCGCCCACCTCCCTCCTCCTTTCCTCCCTGTCCAGCGAGCAACGGGGAACGCGCGACCCAATGAAGCACACTTTACGCGCCGTATCTCGCAGTTCGCCCCGCGATTTACAAGCCTTAATGGTAGAGTTATCGGTGTTGTCGTTAAACGTAGATTTTATACCGACTTTTTCCCGCCGGCGACGCGGGTCCGGTTCTCAATAAAACGgctgtaaataaaatcgtccCGCCTTTCGCAACAGCGCCACTCTTGTCCACGTTACCTTCGGGTTCCCCCCCGCCCCGTCCCGGGTTCTCGTACGATCGCGGgcgaatttcttattttagcggcgcggcggattCGACGCGCGAGACGGTCGGACAACGAATTCGATGGAGATGGGGAGATGCTGGACGAGTGACGGTTCTTGAGACTTCCGGTAGGATATGTTTGTTGGTAATGCAGAAGGTTGTTGGTTTATGCTTTTTATATTGGGGATAGAATGCGGAGCTGTGTGCGAAGTAGACATTTGTAGCCGCATTTAAGAAAGACGGTAGTAGCTTAACTCTTTGTACTCGAGTGGAGACTTTGACGCGACGCTAAGAATTGGTGTACtattttctaaagaatttTCACGTTTGTCTgtgtttgaaaaatcgtcgaataatAGAAGTCTTCTATACGCGTCcgattttatatgtattgagtgaaaataattacaccaAATggttatattgtatattaaaacaaataccTT
It encodes:
- the LOC144474275 gene encoding protein mab-21, giving the protein MLLPEYMMAAQSKMLYQMNKYYGERVQARKGQIQKTIREVCKVVQDVLKEVEVQEPRFISSLTECNGRYEGLEVISPGEFEVVLYLNQMGVFNFVDDGTLPGCAVLKLSDGRKRSMSLWVEFITASGYLSARKIRSRFQTLVAQACDKCAYRDSVKMIADTTEVKLRIRERYVVQITPAFKCSGVWPRSAAHWPIPHIPWPHPNLVAEVKTEGFDLLSKESVALQGKQSAMEGDAWVLSFTEAESRLLQGGCRRRCLSILKTLRDRHLDLPGNPVTSYHMKTLLLYECEKHPLETEWDEGCLAVRINGIFLQLIYCLLCRRCPHYFLPNLDLFKGKSPSGLQNAGKQVWRLTRVLLTNSRALEKL